The DNA region ACACAGCCGTGACCGCGACCAGACGCCACGCATTGCCGAACCCCGACTTAATTTTTGTTTGGCCCAAATTCACAATCCATTTCAACGGATCACGCAAGGCAGCACACGCTGCGACAGCAAGGTCCGGTACTGGAAAGGATTGACCATGACCTCCGAACAACTTCTCGCTGAAATCCGCGAAGCCAACCTCACTTACCTGATGCTGGCCCAGACCCTGATCCGCCAGGACAAGGCGGAAGCTGTGTTCCGTCTGGGTCTGAACGAAGAGGCTGCCGACATCCTGGCAAGCCTGTCGGCAGCACAGGTGCTCAAGCTGGCCTCCCGCAACACGCTGCTGTGCAGCTTCCGCGTGGATGACAACCTGGTGTGGAGCCTGCTGACCAACCACAACACGCCGAAGAAGGCGATCAACGAAGCCACGAACACGCTACACGCCAACATCCTGATGGCCAGCCGCGTCTCCGAAGTGCTCTGAGCCTGCGCCGCTGACGCACGCAGCCGCCCCACCCTTCTTCCTTTCCGAAAGCCCGCCATGTCCGCACCCGTCAAGAGCGTTCTCAACGAATCCAAGCAGATCGAACGCGCCGCCATGCTGATCGAGATGGGCGCCCGCATGCAGGTGCTGGAGTCGGAGACCACGCTGTCGTACGAGCGCCTGATCCGCCTGTACAAGGAGATCGCCGGCAAGTCGCCGTCCAAGGGCCAGCTGCCCTTCTCGACCGACTGGTTCCTGACCTGGCAGGAAAACATCCACAGCTCGCTGTTCCTCAACATCTACGAATACCTGTCCAAGGGCGTGGACCTGGATTCGGTGGAACTGCTGACGAAGGCCTACCGGCTGTACAACGAGCAGGTCGCTGCCGCCGAGATCGAGCCCCTGTTGTCCTTCACCCGCGCCTGGCGCCTGGTGAAGTTCGTGGACGCCGGCATGCTGACGCGCACCAAGTGCTCGCAGTGCAGCGGCCAGTTCGTGACCGAGCTGTACGAGAACCGCCACTTCACCTGCGGCCTGTGCAACCCGCCTGCACGCGCCGGCAAGAGCAAGAGCGCTGGCGCGCTGATGCTGCACTGATCATTAGGAGTGTTTTTGGCCTGCAGCGCTTTCATTGATTTCGCCTGCAGCTACACAATCAATAGCACATAGCGATTCGCAACCGCTGCAGCCCGGCCTCGTCCGGGCTTTTGCTTTTGGGGCAGCCCGGGCCTTTTGAACCGCGCAAGGTAGGCGGTGCGGCGCCGTCAGTTGGCCAACAGCCCGCGCAGGCCCGCATCCATGGGCAGGCTGTAGTCGTAGGCCGCCACCACGGCGTTGCCCAGCGGGTTGACCAATTTCAAGCTCACGTACACCGCCTGGGAAGACGCTGTATACGTTCCCACCACCACGGCCTGGGCGGACTGGGCCTGGCTCACCTCGCGCACATCGCGCGACAGCAGCAGCTCGCCCTGGCCGGGCCGCATGGCCAGCGTCTCGCGCAGGCGCAGCTCGGTCACGCGCACGCCGCGCTGGGCCAGGCGGCCGGCAACCTGCTCCGAGATCAGCCGGCCCAGCCGCGTCGATTCGGACAGCCGGTCTGCGTTCACGACCGTGGCGACCAGCACCGGCAGCGACGGATCGAGCGGCGGGCCCTGCAGCAGCGCGTCCGCGGCCTGGTAGCTGCTCTCCACCAGATCGACCGGGCCACTGCCCAGGGGCGGACCGTAGTAGTAGCGCGCGCAGCCCGTGGCGCCGGCGGCCGCGGCGGCCAGCAGCGCAGCCAGCGCAGCGCGGCGACCTCGGACCGAGGCAACGGGGGCGGGTGCCGCGGTCATGGCGTCACCGCCCAGGTCTTGGTCGGCGTAGGCGCGGACAGCGGCAGCGGGATGCGCGCCTGGTAGAGCGCCGCATCGTCCTGCGCAATGGTGTAGACGGCCGAGGTGCGCACCAGGAACCGCTGGTCGCGCTCCAGCGAGGTGGTGACCAGGATCTCGGTGCGCATGGGGCCGGCATCCACCAGCGCCGCGGCGGGCACGGGGGCGTAGCCGGCAGGGTTGCGCACCACGACCACCTGCGGCGACAGCCGCGCGCCGCTGGACGTGAGGGTCGCGCCCGCGCGGTGCTGGACGATCTGGGTGGTCACCGCCAGTTGCGCGGCGGCCGTCGGCTCGGATGACACCGTCACGCCGCGCTCCACCAGATGGGTGACCAGCAGCTGGCGGAAGCCGAGGTTGAAGTCGGACGCGTCGGGGCCCACGGCCACATGGATGGGATGCTCGCCGGCCGGCCACAGGCGCAGCCGGTCGGCCACATGCGCGGCCACGTCGTCGGCCATCACGTCCCAGTGGTGGGCCGCCCGCACGGTCTTCTGCGCCGACGGCGCATGGGCCTCTTCGCGGGGCAGGTCGGGCGTCGATGCAGTGCAACCCGCCGCCAGAACCAGCGCGCCCCAGGCGGCCAGCGGTCCCAGGGACCGGTATGTGATGGTACGCACGCGCTTTTCCTCCGATGGCATGCGCGGATGCTAAGCGGATGGCGCAACGCGCATCGGCCGAACAGCGGGCCTTTCGGGGTGCAGCTTGGCGATTGCGGGATGGGGCGCCGCCCGCCGGGCGCACCGTAGCGGCTGCTACTCATCAAAAATCATAGCGCATTGCGCTGATATCCATTGGCCTGGCGGCCGATTTCATTCAATACGTTTCATGGGGAGTGCCCGGCCTGCAGCGCCGGCCATGCCGGCTGCGCGCACCCATGCGCCTGAGGAGCCCGCCTACGTGGCAGAGGGCTGCGGCAGCGGCACAATCCGCGCATGCCAGAAATGCCCTCGCCGCCAGCGCCCACGCCCGAGCCTCCCCCTGCCGAGGCGCCCCCACCACCGCCGCCCGATGCGGCCGAGGCTGCAGACGCGGCGTCTCCGCCCGCGCCGCCACCGGCCGCACCGCCGCCGCCAACCCCACCTCCGGCGCAGCCCGCCGCTGCCGCGTCTGCCGTGGAGGCGACGGCCACGGTACTGCCGCTGTCTGGCGATCCG from Paracidovorax wautersii includes:
- the flhD gene encoding flagellar transcriptional regulator FlhD, which produces MTSEQLLAEIREANLTYLMLAQTLIRQDKAEAVFRLGLNEEAADILASLSAAQVLKLASRNTLLCSFRVDDNLVWSLLTNHNTPKKAINEATNTLHANILMASRVSEVL
- the flhC gene encoding flagellar transcriptional regulator FlhC, which codes for MSAPVKSVLNESKQIERAAMLIEMGARMQVLESETTLSYERLIRLYKEIAGKSPSKGQLPFSTDWFLTWQENIHSSLFLNIYEYLSKGVDLDSVELLTKAYRLYNEQVAAAEIEPLLSFTRAWRLVKFVDAGMLTRTKCSQCSGQFVTELYENRHFTCGLCNPPARAGKSKSAGALMLH
- a CDS encoding FlgO family outer membrane protein, producing MTAAPAPVASVRGRRAALAALLAAAAAGATGCARYYYGPPLGSGPVDLVESSYQAADALLQGPPLDPSLPVLVATVVNADRLSESTRLGRLISEQVAGRLAQRGVRVTELRLRETLAMRPGQGELLLSRDVREVSQAQSAQAVVVGTYTASSQAVYVSLKLVNPLGNAVVAAYDYSLPMDAGLRGLLAN